The following are from one region of the Rosistilla carotiformis genome:
- a CDS encoding non-ribosomal peptide synthetase, translated as MLDATENSIDHNPHHQGFSAPVATSAPKELPTLVHRLRWYGQTEHADRTAFTMVLDHDFNDTQLNYRDLDHRARAIAARIQALGGAGERVLIVLDPGMDYVSSLFGCMYAGAVAVPVYPPSMLRLQHTLGRLQAIIQNADAKVMLSSREIIGPQLSPLWNLDNAAAIAVDELSLSAADDWRPSAPAPDELALLQYTSGSTGIPRGVALTHANLMHNLRALVRHYHFPGAKALHWLPPYHDMGLIGGILLPAYEGVETVILTPKNFISNPLHWLQAIDRYQGTSNGSPNFGYELCVRKIKPEQCEGLDLSSWKVAVSGAEPVRAATAKRFTEKFQPYGFDPSAFSPAMGMAETTVIMTGSPLGKMPIMYEVDSRALAAGRIEQVDAPGPGTQTLVSSGEAVLGMEVEIVDPQTCRLAGPGQVAEIWARSGSIAAGYWNQPELTQATFHATIADTGESGYLRTGDLGCIIDGQLIVTGRIKELIIIGGRNYYPHDIEATVQSISEAFKPDSGTAFSIDHDGQEQLVVLQEVWRPGKFAIDNLLPEALEAIAESHQVTPHAIVLVKSGSLPKTSSGKLRRRDCRQMFLDGELSEVRRWQAGGFAATQAAAEFEAPETETEVALASIWNELLHVDEISRHHDFFDLGGQSLLVGQLVTRIGEQFGVEIGLSTLFSHSTLGRLAAAIDEGEGRLKDEVTRRDHDAKVAPLSAAQQRFWLLHELEQTNVFLHVPVSLQITGDVDADRLEASLAAICQRHPALRTIIEMSGDVPMQRVLDDAPLRLQRLNASPESVAKVRADLVRQPFDLQTAPLMRAALIETGPSQYQLEIVLHHIVCDASSVEILLRDLIAAAPVDAEQLTYLDFAQWDQSESHIAQIDQKVGYWQTRLAGIPERLQLPVAESDVAASDESPAITRALDGSLARDLESVARDHGTTASMVYLAAYQHVLSRYTGSSDLPIAMPTTDRPSSQLAATVGCFMNPIIFRGQIDRQASFLRLLRSTRDHLLQDLEHANVPFQRVVESIDHQRSLDAMPLAQNMFLFQQPLHASDAPIEIAGGTLQAVQPDYAAVTAYDLSMVIHPSSTTEITVVHNDHIDRATAEGVLDLMEATLQAIAANPACALIDLPSASPTDRKAFEQLNLATAAECDSATLCQRLADVAANAADKIAITDDHRGLSYSALDAQSTALAKVLRQRGIAAGNLVGVDMQRSIEMLVGMLAVWKAGAAYVPLDPALPQERLAMMIEDAGLAAILSDTTSMQADVPVWQFAELSRLDAQDLSLDGPLPTDLAYVIYTSGSTGKPKGVAIEHHSVANLLNSFAARPGFTADDSILALTTTSFDISVLELFLPLWAGGHVRLTADRAATEPESLKSILETEPITHLQTTPSTLRVLMTTGWTPSRQLRVFSGGEPLPADLASQLLASGCELWNVYGPTETTVWSTISRVEGERVCIGQAIDNTTIHLLDPELRPVPRGVSGELCIGGAGVARGYWNQPELTRQRFVTLPPTSFSADDSSTTDQPSPRVYRTGDQVRIDSRGELHFLARNDRQIKLRGFRIELDEIESAIESVAGVHRAAVVVRGEAAQQQIVAFCQTDVDVDAIRRSIGGRLPQYMLPSTICRLPAIPQTPAGKTDYKALPLPNTEPVAVAAIALPQSPLEHAVANLWQEVLQTGPIGRDVSFFELGGNSLQAAQLLSRLRDQFEAKIPLRLLYDSPTIAAIAESIVQDQLQQADIDEIRMLEELESLSDEEVQRRLGSLDASGDDAGRDRNDNLSDSQ; from the coding sequence TTGTTGGACGCGACGGAAAACAGCATCGACCACAATCCGCACCACCAGGGCTTCTCGGCACCTGTCGCTACCTCTGCGCCAAAAGAGCTGCCGACGCTGGTCCATCGCTTGCGTTGGTACGGGCAAACCGAACACGCCGATCGCACCGCGTTCACGATGGTCTTGGATCATGACTTCAACGACACGCAATTAAACTATCGCGATCTCGACCATCGCGCCCGCGCGATCGCCGCTCGCATCCAAGCCCTTGGCGGCGCGGGCGAGCGCGTGCTGATCGTTCTCGACCCCGGCATGGACTACGTCAGTTCGCTGTTCGGGTGCATGTATGCCGGTGCGGTTGCGGTCCCCGTCTATCCGCCCAGCATGTTGCGACTACAACACACTCTGGGTCGGCTGCAAGCGATCATTCAAAACGCCGACGCCAAAGTGATGCTTTCCAGCCGTGAGATCATCGGTCCGCAACTCAGCCCTCTCTGGAATCTCGACAACGCCGCGGCAATCGCGGTCGATGAGTTGTCGCTGTCGGCCGCCGACGACTGGCGTCCCTCGGCACCAGCCCCCGACGAACTGGCCCTGCTGCAATACACTTCCGGTTCGACAGGGATCCCTCGCGGCGTCGCGCTGACGCACGCCAACTTGATGCACAATCTGCGAGCCCTCGTCCGGCACTACCACTTCCCCGGCGCCAAAGCGTTGCACTGGCTGCCTCCCTATCACGACATGGGGTTGATCGGCGGGATCCTGTTGCCCGCTTATGAAGGTGTCGAGACGGTCATCCTGACGCCCAAGAACTTCATCTCCAATCCGCTGCACTGGTTGCAAGCGATCGACCGCTACCAAGGGACCAGCAACGGCAGTCCCAACTTTGGATATGAGCTGTGCGTTCGCAAGATCAAGCCGGAGCAGTGCGAGGGGCTCGACCTGAGCAGCTGGAAAGTTGCGGTTTCGGGCGCCGAACCGGTTCGCGCTGCGACCGCAAAACGATTCACGGAAAAGTTCCAACCGTATGGCTTCGATCCATCCGCCTTCTCGCCCGCGATGGGGATGGCTGAAACGACAGTTATCATGACCGGCAGCCCGCTGGGTAAGATGCCGATCATGTACGAAGTCGACAGCCGCGCGCTGGCCGCTGGCCGCATCGAACAGGTTGACGCACCGGGGCCTGGCACGCAGACGTTGGTCAGTTCCGGCGAAGCGGTTTTGGGAATGGAAGTCGAAATCGTCGACCCGCAAACCTGTCGTCTGGCGGGGCCAGGCCAGGTCGCCGAGATCTGGGCGCGCAGCGGTTCGATCGCCGCAGGCTACTGGAACCAACCCGAACTAACGCAAGCCACCTTTCACGCGACGATCGCCGACACGGGCGAATCGGGCTACTTGCGGACTGGCGACTTGGGCTGCATCATCGATGGGCAATTGATCGTCACCGGGCGGATCAAGGAATTGATCATCATCGGCGGACGCAATTATTATCCGCACGACATCGAAGCGACCGTGCAATCGATCAGCGAAGCCTTTAAGCCCGATTCGGGGACGGCCTTTTCGATCGACCACGATGGGCAAGAGCAGCTGGTCGTGCTGCAAGAGGTTTGGCGGCCGGGCAAATTTGCTATCGACAACCTGCTGCCCGAAGCCTTGGAAGCGATCGCCGAAAGTCATCAGGTCACGCCCCATGCGATCGTGTTGGTGAAGTCGGGATCGTTGCCCAAAACATCCAGCGGGAAACTGCGCCGTCGCGATTGCCGGCAGATGTTCCTCGACGGTGAGCTTTCCGAAGTCCGACGCTGGCAAGCGGGCGGGTTCGCCGCAACCCAGGCGGCTGCAGAATTCGAAGCTCCCGAAACGGAGACCGAAGTCGCACTGGCATCGATCTGGAACGAACTGCTGCATGTCGATGAGATCAGTCGACACCATGACTTCTTCGATCTCGGCGGCCAGTCGCTGCTGGTTGGCCAGTTGGTCACGCGGATCGGCGAACAGTTTGGTGTCGAAATCGGACTCTCGACGCTCTTCAGCCACAGCACACTCGGCCGACTTGCCGCTGCGATCGATGAGGGGGAAGGACGCCTTAAAGACGAAGTCACGCGACGGGATCACGACGCCAAGGTGGCGCCGCTGTCGGCCGCGCAACAACGCTTCTGGTTGTTGCACGAACTGGAACAGACCAACGTGTTTTTGCATGTCCCCGTCTCGCTGCAAATCACCGGCGACGTCGACGCCGATCGATTGGAAGCCTCGCTCGCCGCGATCTGCCAGCGTCATCCGGCGCTGCGAACGATCATCGAGATGTCGGGCGATGTGCCGATGCAACGCGTGCTGGACGACGCGCCGCTGCGGCTGCAACGTTTAAACGCGTCGCCCGAAAGCGTCGCCAAAGTCCGAGCCGATTTGGTTCGCCAGCCGTTTGATTTGCAAACCGCACCGCTGATGCGAGCGGCTCTGATCGAAACCGGTCCGTCGCAATATCAGCTGGAGATCGTCCTACATCACATCGTTTGTGATGCCAGCTCGGTCGAGATCCTGTTGCGAGATCTGATCGCCGCGGCTCCGGTCGATGCAGAACAGCTGACCTATCTCGATTTCGCTCAGTGGGATCAATCCGAATCGCACATCGCACAGATCGATCAAAAGGTCGGCTATTGGCAAACGCGACTCGCCGGAATTCCCGAGCGTCTACAACTGCCGGTCGCGGAATCCGATGTGGCCGCGTCCGACGAATCGCCAGCGATCACGCGAGCCTTGGATGGTTCGCTCGCTCGCGATCTCGAAAGCGTCGCTCGCGACCATGGCACCACCGCGTCGATGGTCTACCTGGCCGCCTACCAACACGTCCTCTCGCGATACACCGGATCGTCCGATCTGCCGATCGCGATGCCGACGACCGATCGCCCCTCGTCGCAACTGGCCGCAACGGTCGGATGCTTCATGAATCCGATCATCTTCCGTGGCCAGATCGATCGCCAAGCCTCGTTCCTGCGATTGCTGCGATCGACGCGAGACCATCTGCTGCAAGATCTGGAACATGCCAACGTGCCGTTCCAACGCGTGGTCGAATCGATCGATCATCAGCGGTCGTTGGATGCGATGCCGCTGGCCCAAAACATGTTCCTGTTCCAACAGCCGCTGCATGCCAGCGACGCCCCGATCGAGATCGCTGGCGGCACGCTGCAAGCGGTCCAACCCGACTACGCCGCCGTCACGGCATACGACCTGTCGATGGTCATCCATCCGTCGTCGACGACCGAGATCACGGTGGTGCACAACGATCACATCGATCGTGCGACAGCGGAAGGCGTTCTGGATCTGATGGAAGCGACGCTGCAAGCGATCGCCGCCAATCCCGCTTGTGCGCTGATCGACTTGCCCAGTGCATCGCCGACCGATCGCAAAGCTTTCGAACAACTCAATCTCGCCACCGCCGCGGAATGCGATTCGGCAACGCTCTGCCAACGGCTAGCCGATGTCGCCGCCAATGCAGCCGATAAGATTGCGATCACCGACGACCATCGCGGACTCAGCTACAGCGCTCTCGACGCGCAATCGACAGCCTTGGCCAAGGTCTTGCGGCAACGAGGCATCGCGGCCGGGAATCTGGTTGGCGTCGACATGCAGCGATCGATCGAGATGCTTGTCGGGATGCTGGCGGTTTGGAAAGCGGGAGCGGCTTATGTGCCGTTGGATCCGGCACTGCCGCAAGAGCGACTGGCGATGATGATCGAAGACGCCGGGCTCGCGGCGATCCTCTCCGATACAACATCGATGCAGGCCGACGTTCCCGTCTGGCAGTTCGCCGAACTGAGTCGATTGGATGCGCAAGATCTGTCGCTGGACGGACCTCTGCCGACAGATCTCGCTTACGTGATCTATACATCCGGTTCGACGGGCAAACCCAAAGGAGTTGCGATCGAACATCACAGCGTCGCCAATCTGTTGAACAGCTTTGCCGCGCGTCCCGGCTTCACCGCCGACGATTCGATCTTGGCTCTAACCACGACTTCGTTTGACATCTCGGTATTGGAGCTGTTCCTGCCGCTGTGGGCCGGCGGGCACGTGCGGTTAACCGCCGATCGAGCGGCGACCGAACCGGAGTCACTGAAATCGATCCTCGAAACCGAACCGATCACTCACCTGCAGACGACGCCCTCGACACTGCGTGTCTTAATGACGACTGGTTGGACGCCCAGCCGGCAGTTGCGAGTGTTCAGCGGTGGCGAACCGTTGCCAGCCGATCTCGCGAGCCAGTTGTTGGCCAGCGGCTGCGAGCTGTGGAATGTCTATGGTCCGACCGAGACGACCGTCTGGTCGACGATCTCCCGAGTCGAAGGCGAACGCGTTTGCATTGGTCAAGCGATCGATAATACCACGATCCATCTGCTCGATCCCGAATTGCGCCCCGTTCCACGCGGCGTCTCGGGCGAGTTGTGCATCGGCGGTGCCGGCGTGGCTCGCGGCTACTGGAATCAACCCGAACTAACTCGCCAGCGATTTGTCACGCTGCCGCCGACGTCCTTCTCCGCCGACGACTCATCCACAACCGACCAGCCCTCGCCGCGCGTCTACCGGACCGGCGACCAAGTGCGAATCGACAGCCGAGGCGAACTGCACTTCTTGGCTCGCAACGACCGGCAGATCAAACTGCGCGGCTTCCGGATCGAGCTGGATGAGATCGAATCGGCGATCGAATCGGTCGCGGGAGTTCATCGCGCGGCGGTCGTCGTTCGCGGCGAAGCTGCTCAACAGCAGATCGTCGCCTTCTGCCAAACCGACGTCGATGTCGATGCGATTCGCCGATCGATCGGCGGGCGGCTGCCGCAATACATGCTGCCGTCGACGATTTGTCGGCTGCCAGCGATCCCGCAAACTCCCGCCGGCAAGACCGACTACAAAGCGTTGCCGCTGCCGAACACGGAGCCTGTGGCGGTCGCAGCGATTGCGCTGCCGCAGTCGCCGCTGGAACATGCGGTTGCCAATCTCTGGCAGGAAGTTTTGCAGACCGGACCGATCGGCCGCGACGTCAGCTTCTTCGAGCTCGGCGGCAATTCATTGCAAGCGGCCCAGCTGCTATCGCGGCTCCGCGACCAATTCGAAGCGAAGATTCCGCTGCGGCTGCTGTACGATTCGCCAACGATTGCAGCGATCGCCGAATCGATCGTGCAGGACCAGCTGCAACAGGCCGATATCGATGAAATCCGCATGCTTGAAGAACTGGAGAGCCTCTCGGACGAGGAGGTGCAACGACGACTGGGCAGCTTGGATGCCAGCGGCGACGACGCAGGTCGCGACCGCAACGACAACTTGAGCGATTCCCAATAG
- a CDS encoding NAD(P)-binding domain-containing protein, which translates to MTTTETIRDIDHLILGAGPAGLQLAYFMDREQRDYLVLEANDRAGAFYERFPRHGKLISINKVYNGYTERRAQLRYDWNSLLCDDDGFNFQNYTDAYYPNAQLYAQYLRDYAARFDLKIQYNTWISDVSRAEDGTDRFIVRDADGNLYRSRTFIVATGVSKPYVPEIPGIELTENYFDMSIDPKDYADQRLLIIGKGNSAFETANHLLNATRVTHLASPGSIKMAWQSHFFGHLRAVNNEFLDTYILKGQNSVLDANIDKIEKVDGEYRVNITFTHAEGQRAEMAYDRVICCTGFRWDPKFFGENCRPDMACEDRLPAMTSGWESTNIPNLYYAGTIMQIRDLKKTMSNVLHGFRFNIKSLYNIIAQQHESTPYPSHKLPVAAEPIADKIIDRVSSDAGLMHQPGFLGDCMVVDRETGEARYHEGLAVDYILDSEFGQQQDYYIITMEYGDFEGNVFSLEREPHPEKAYNDAYLHPRIRHMRGNALIAEHHISESLENDWRLNEHCGKRKLIRAIDFVGQEDPTQYQQTHFQKLVCFFERQLAVDTASATPMCHESSSPTACSTACEVSEKA; encoded by the coding sequence ATGACCACGACAGAAACCATTCGCGACATCGACCACTTGATCCTCGGCGCCGGCCCTGCGGGGCTGCAGCTTGCCTATTTCATGGACCGCGAACAACGCGATTATCTGGTTCTCGAAGCAAACGACCGCGCCGGAGCGTTTTACGAACGGTTCCCGCGACACGGCAAGCTGATCTCGATCAATAAGGTCTACAACGGCTATACCGAGCGACGGGCCCAGCTTCGATACGACTGGAACTCGCTGTTGTGCGATGACGATGGCTTCAACTTCCAGAACTACACCGACGCCTATTACCCAAACGCACAACTGTACGCGCAATACCTGCGAGATTACGCAGCCCGCTTCGATCTGAAGATCCAGTACAACACTTGGATCAGCGACGTCAGCCGCGCCGAGGACGGAACCGACCGGTTTATCGTTCGCGATGCCGACGGGAACCTCTATCGTTCGCGAACGTTCATCGTCGCGACGGGAGTTTCCAAGCCGTACGTTCCCGAAATCCCCGGTATCGAACTGACCGAAAACTACTTCGACATGTCGATCGATCCCAAGGATTACGCCGACCAGCGGCTGTTGATCATCGGTAAGGGGAACTCCGCGTTTGAGACGGCGAACCATCTGCTCAACGCCACCCGCGTCACGCACCTGGCCAGCCCCGGGTCGATCAAGATGGCTTGGCAGTCGCACTTCTTCGGCCACCTGCGAGCTGTTAACAACGAGTTCCTGGACACCTACATTCTGAAGGGACAGAACTCCGTCCTCGACGCCAACATCGACAAGATCGAAAAGGTCGACGGGGAATACCGCGTCAACATCACGTTTACGCATGCCGAAGGACAGCGAGCGGAAATGGCTTACGATCGCGTCATCTGCTGCACCGGATTCCGCTGGGATCCCAAGTTCTTTGGCGAGAACTGCCGCCCCGATATGGCTTGCGAAGACCGTTTGCCCGCGATGACAAGCGGCTGGGAATCGACAAACATTCCCAACCTGTATTACGCCGGCACGATCATGCAGATACGCGATCTGAAGAAGACGATGTCGAACGTGCTGCACGGTTTCCGATTCAACATCAAATCGCTGTACAACATCATCGCACAGCAACACGAATCGACTCCTTATCCGTCGCACAAACTGCCCGTGGCTGCCGAACCGATCGCCGACAAGATCATCGACCGCGTCAGCAGCGACGCGGGACTGATGCACCAACCGGGATTCTTGGGCGATTGCATGGTGGTCGACCGCGAGACGGGCGAGGCGCGGTATCACGAGGGGCTGGCTGTCGATTACATCTTGGACAGCGAATTTGGCCAACAGCAAGACTATTACATCATCACGATGGAATACGGCGACTTTGAAGGGAACGTCTTCAGCCTCGAACGCGAGCCGCATCCGGAGAAGGCTTACAACGACGCCTACCTACATCCGCGGATCCGCCACATGCGCGGCAACGCATTGATCGCCGAGCATCACATCAGCGAATCTCTTGAAAATGACTGGCGGCTGAACGAACATTGCGGCAAGCGCAAGCTGATCCGCGCGATCGATTTCGTCGGCCAAGAGGATCCGACGCAGTACCAGCAGACCCATTTCCAAAAGTTGGTCTGTTTCTTCGAACGGCAGCTAGCCGTCGACACCGCGTCGGCAACCCCGATGTGCCACGAGTCGAGCAGCCCCACAGCGTGCTCCACCGCCTGCGAAGTTTCCGAAAAGGCGTAG
- a CDS encoding DUF4339 domain-containing protein, whose product MSVKWYCMKRGWLGSKRVGPIREPEFLHRIDSGEIRPETLIRCLSKTRGAWVFMRTITPAMKRWNEKHPVA is encoded by the coding sequence ATGTCAGTGAAATGGTATTGCATGAAGCGTGGCTGGTTGGGTTCGAAACGAGTCGGCCCGATCCGCGAACCTGAATTTCTGCATCGGATCGATTCGGGGGAAATTCGTCCCGAAACACTTATCCGCTGCCTATCCAAGACACGTGGTGCTTGGGTCTTTATGAGAACGATCACGCCAGCGATGAAACGCTGGAACGAAAAACATCCCGTTGCGTAG
- a CDS encoding glycosyltransferase, which translates to MTIVSALYCLIAVIVAIQTTAAVCFVWFMSRSGCDRQTANQPKAAIILCLRGADPFLSDCLQSLLSQDYANYLLCVVVDSDEDPAWSVLRKFEGRAGLQIEVLQNPPPTCSLKCSSLVQAIGNLDASFQIVALCDADAVPGPNWLADLAAPLADPGVGVATGNRWYMPQPNSPGSMIRYLWNVPAAVNMVLLRIAWGGSLAIRRDVIDKADLLKHWSGTLCEDTMLYRLLRNHGYRQAFVPTAMIVNRESTTLANVIDWVPRQMLLAKLYHPSWPATVGYGIISIIVPFLAALLIIVAGTQSNSNDMIGVLAALAAFEVSNSLLVGLCQWGVRRRLASRAVQWRSWRWMSVAALPFWVLLSQLISPVFYWKCITAQSIDWRDVRYDISGQTITKHPHSPHRSNTVDSQSL; encoded by the coding sequence GTGACGATCGTCTCCGCTCTCTATTGTTTGATCGCGGTGATTGTTGCAATCCAGACGACTGCGGCGGTTTGCTTTGTTTGGTTCATGTCGCGAAGCGGTTGCGACCGGCAAACAGCCAACCAACCGAAGGCTGCGATTATCCTTTGCCTTCGCGGCGCGGACCCTTTCCTGTCGGATTGCCTGCAGAGCCTGCTGTCGCAAGATTATGCGAACTACTTGCTTTGCGTGGTCGTCGACAGCGACGAAGACCCCGCTTGGTCGGTGCTGCGGAAATTTGAAGGGCGTGCCGGGCTGCAAATCGAAGTCTTGCAAAACCCGCCACCGACGTGCAGCTTGAAATGCAGCAGTTTGGTTCAAGCGATCGGGAACTTGGATGCGTCGTTCCAGATCGTCGCCCTGTGTGATGCCGATGCGGTTCCAGGTCCTAATTGGCTGGCCGATCTCGCGGCACCGCTTGCCGATCCCGGCGTCGGTGTTGCCACCGGGAATCGCTGGTACATGCCTCAGCCCAACTCGCCCGGGTCGATGATACGCTACCTATGGAATGTTCCCGCCGCAGTGAATATGGTGCTGCTGCGAATCGCCTGGGGCGGAAGCCTTGCGATCCGCCGGGATGTTATCGACAAGGCCGATCTGCTGAAACACTGGTCCGGTACGCTATGCGAAGACACCATGCTGTATCGGCTGCTCCGCAACCATGGTTATCGGCAAGCGTTTGTGCCGACTGCGATGATCGTCAATCGTGAATCGACAACGCTGGCCAACGTGATCGACTGGGTGCCTCGGCAAATGTTACTGGCAAAGTTGTATCACCCCAGCTGGCCAGCCACGGTCGGCTACGGCATTATCTCCATCATCGTCCCCTTCTTGGCAGCGTTACTGATCATCGTTGCCGGAACGCAATCCAACTCGAACGACATGATTGGGGTGCTTGCGGCGCTTGCAGCCTTCGAAGTCTCCAACTCGCTATTGGTGGGACTCTGCCAATGGGGAGTCCGGCGACGGCTGGCCAGTCGAGCCGTGCAGTGGAGGTCCTGGAGGTGGATGTCCGTCGCCGCGCTACCGTTCTGGGTTTTACTGAGCCAGCTAATCTCACCGGTCTTCTATTGGAAATGCATCACGGCGCAAAGCATCGATTGGCGTGACGTCCGCTATGACATCTCGGGCCAGACGATCACAAAACATCCACATTCACCGCACCGATCCAACACTGTCGACAGCCAATCATTGTGA